The Canis lupus baileyi chromosome 29, mCanLup2.hap1, whole genome shotgun sequence genome includes a region encoding these proteins:
- the CUZD1 gene encoding CUB and zona pellucida-like domain-containing protein 1, with product MEAVRRLVLLAFLMVPCLADLNLTKSEGKSSCQASLGGSSQSDAHRALILNLHSNEDCTWTLQRPENKSIRIIFSYFQLDPDGPCESENIKVFDGNSTKASLLGKVCSKHDYIPVFESSSSTLTVQIVTDSVKTQRTVFIFYYFFSSGTSIPNCGGYLDSPKGSFTSPNYPNAHPALAYCVWHIRVEKGYKIKLNFRDIFIEADEHCRFDFIAVYDGSSTTSGLMGQVCGYVKPTFESSSDSLTVVLSTDYANSYRGFSASYTSIYAENINTTSLTCSSDKMRIIINKSYLESFTYNENNLQLNDPTCRPKISNVIDFSIPLDGCGTIKKVEDHSVTYTNIITLNPSPTSEVITRQKHLQIILKCEMEQNSTVEMMYITEDDIIQNESALGKYNTSMALFESSSFAKPILESPYYVDLNQTLFVQVSLYTSDPNLVVFLDTCRASPTPDFTSPTYDLIKSGCNQDETCKVYPLSKHYGRFQFNAFKFLNSLGSVYLQCKILICDSGDHQSRCSQGCVSRTKRDLSSYKWKTDAVIGPIRLKRDRSASGNTGFQDQIHKEETQSQPFSSLHLFSFTVLALNLVIVAVIITRHFVNQRTDYKYQKLQNMN from the exons ATGGAGGCTGTGAGAAGGCTCGTCCTTTTAGCCTTCTTAATGGTGCCATGCTTGGCAGACTTGAACTTGACTAAGTCTGAAG GCAAATCAAGCTGCCAGGCCAGTTTGGGAGGCTCCAGTCAATCAGATGCCCACAGAGCCCTAATCCTGAACCTCCATTCCAATGAGGACTGTACCTGGACATTACAAagaccagaaaacaaaagcatcaGAATCATCTTTTCCTACTTCCA GCTTGATCCTGATGGACCGTGTGAAAGTGAAAACATTAAAGTTTTTGATGGAAACTCTACCAAGGCGTCTCTGCTAGGCAAAGTCTGCAGTAAACATGACTACATTCCTGTTTTTGAGTCATCATCCAGTACATTAACGGTTCAAATAGTCACCGACTCTGTAAAAACTCAAAGAACTGTCTTCATCTTCTACTACTTCTTCTCTTCTGGCACCT CTATTCCAAACTGTGGTGGTTACTTGGACAGCCCCAAAGGATCCTTTACCAGCCCCAATTACCCAAATGCGCATCCTGCACTGGCTTATTGTGTGTGGCACATACGAGTGGAGAAAGGttataagataaaattaaacTTCAGAGACATTTT CATAGAGGCGGACGAACACTGCAGATTTGATTTCATTGCTGTCTATGATGGCTCCTCCACCACCTCTGGCCTGATGGGACAAGTGTGTGGCTATGTGAAGCCCACCTTTGAATCCTCGTCAGACTCACTGACCGTCGTACTATCGACAGATTACGCCAACTCCTACCGGGGTTTCTCTGCTTCCTATACTTCAATTTATGCAGAAAATATCAACACTA CGTCTTTAACTTGCTCTTCTGACAAGATGAGAatcatcataaataaatcttacctGGAATCATTTACTTACAATGAGAATAACTTACAACTGAATGACCCAACTTGCAGACCAAAGATATCCAATGTGATAGACTTTTCTATCCCTCTTGATGGATGTGGTACAATCAAAAAG GTAGAAGATCATTCTGTGACTTACACCAATATCATCACTCTCAATCCATCCCCCACGTCTGAGGTGATCACCCGTCAGAAACATCTTCAGATTATTCTGAAGTGTGAAATGGAACAGAATTCCACTGTGGAGATGATGTACATAACGGAAGACGACATAATACAAAATGAAAGTGCGCTGGGCAAATATAACACAAGCATGGCCCTTTTTGAGTCTAGTTCATTTGCAAAGCCTATACTGGAGTCACCATATTACGTGGATTTGAACCAAACTCTCTTTGTTCAAGTCAGTCTGTATACCTCGGATCCAAATTTGGTGGTGTTCCTGGACACCTGTAGAGCCTCTCCCACGCCTGACTTTACGTCTCCAACTTATGACCTAATCAAGAGTGG ATGTAATCAGGATGAGACTTGTAAGGTGTATCCCTTATCTAAACACTATGGAAGATTCCAATTTAATGCCTTTAAGTTCTTGAACAGTCTGGGCTCCGTGTATCTACAGTGTAAGATTTTGATATGTGATAGTGGTGACCATCAGTCTCGATGCAGCCAAGGCTGTGTCTCTAGAACGAAACGAGACCTTTCTTCATACAAATGGAAGACCGATGCTGTCATAGGACCTATTCGTCTGAAAAGGGATCGAAGTGCAAGTGGAAATACAG GATTTCAGGATCAGATACACAAAGAAGAAACTCAGAGTCAACCTTTCAGCAGTCTGCATCTATTTTCATTCACAGTCCTTGCTCTGAATCTCGTGATTGTGGCCGTGATCATAACAAGGCATTTTGTGAATCAGAGAACGGACTACAAATACCAGAAGCTTCAGAATATGAACTAA
- the FAM24B gene encoding protein FAM24B, whose amino-acid sequence MYCSLKFILIVIFFYCGHSSNMEDLEGNKANSSKVNTIIMFCIGGGILMAILVLMGVVIGLYHKISNALKPPKSPLCLALKNNPAILTQDKVAAAALSAGSYPNLQCCDECSLYADFDPLPPCFCDVNEGL is encoded by the exons ATGTACTGTTCCCTAAAGTTTAtattaattgtaatttttttttactgcgGGCATTCATCGAACATGGAAGACTTAGAGGGTA ATAAAGCCAACTCTTCTAAAGTCAACACGATAATTATGTTCTGCATTGGTGGCGGTATCCTGATGGCCATTCTTGTGCTGATGGGTGTTGTCATCGGTCTTTACCACAAAATATCCAACGCATTAAA ACCTCCAAAGTCACCTCTTTGTTTGGCCTTAAAAAATAATCCAGCCATACTCACTCAGGACAAGGTCGCTGCAGCCGCCCTCTCCGCTGGGTCTTATCCCAACCTCCAATGCTGTGACGAATGTAGCTTGTATGCTGACTTCGATCCCCTGCCACCGTGCTTCTGTGATGTAAATGAGGGACTCTGA